The Roseofilum reptotaenium CS-1145 genome includes a region encoding these proteins:
- the fbp gene encoding class 1 fructose-bisphosphatase, whose translation MADAHVEVAQEHALDRDCTTLSRHVLQQLQSFSPDAQDLSAIMNRIALAGKLISRRLSRAGLMENVLGFTGETNIQGESVKKMDVYANDVFISVFKQSGLVCRLASEEMEEPYYIPENCPIGRQTLIYDPIDGSSNVDTNLNVGSIFSIRKQEGMDLDLSASDLLQNGHKQIAAGYILYGPSTMLVYSVGNGVHSFNLDPSLGEFILSRENIQIPSHGAIYSVNEGNFWQWDESIREYVRYVHRHEGYTARYGGALVGDFHRILFQGGVFLYPGTLKKPEGKLRLLYESAPLGFLAQQAGGRASTGTQDILEVIPKELHARTPLIIGSPENVALAESFLKNASESK comes from the coding sequence ATGGCTGATGCCCATGTCGAAGTTGCCCAAGAACATGCCCTTGACCGGGATTGTACAACCCTATCTCGTCATGTTCTCCAACAACTGCAAAGCTTTTCCCCAGATGCTCAAGACCTCAGTGCGATTATGAATCGCATTGCCCTAGCCGGAAAACTCATTTCCCGTCGCCTGTCCAGAGCTGGACTGATGGAGAACGTTTTAGGCTTTACTGGAGAGACCAACATCCAAGGTGAATCAGTCAAAAAAATGGATGTCTACGCCAATGACGTATTCATCAGTGTCTTCAAACAAAGTGGCCTCGTCTGTCGCCTCGCCTCTGAGGAAATGGAAGAGCCATACTACATCCCCGAAAACTGTCCCATCGGTCGCCAAACCCTGATTTACGACCCTATCGATGGCTCATCGAATGTGGATACTAACCTCAACGTCGGCTCTATCTTCTCCATCCGCAAACAAGAAGGCATGGACTTAGATTTGAGCGCCTCCGACCTGCTCCAAAATGGACACAAACAAATTGCTGCTGGCTACATCCTCTATGGCCCTAGTACTATGCTGGTCTATTCTGTGGGCAACGGAGTCCATTCTTTCAATCTAGACCCCAGCTTAGGAGAATTCATCCTCAGCCGAGAAAATATCCAAATCCCCAGCCATGGAGCAATCTACAGCGTCAATGAAGGAAATTTTTGGCAATGGGACGAATCCATCCGCGAGTATGTGCGTTATGTTCACCGCCACGAAGGATACACCGCCCGCTATGGTGGAGCCTTAGTGGGTGATTTTCACCGCATTTTATTCCAGGGAGGGGTCTTTTTGTATCCTGGCACGCTGAAAAAACCAGAGGGTAAACTACGATTACTGTATGAATCAGCGCCCTTAGGTTTTCTTGCCCAACAAGCAGGAGGCCGGGCAAGTACAGGTACTCAAGATATCTTGGAAGTGATCCCCAAAGAGCTACACGCCAGAACGCCTCTGATTATTGGCTCTCCAGAAAATGTGGCTTTGGCCGAATCTTTCCTGAAGAATGCCTCAGAGAGCAAATAA
- a CDS encoding Npun_R2479 family HD domain-containing metalloprotein, with protein MLNLTSVVINEFLVKIRDGYRRTYGGYKPDYADIIVWAGSMALENIANSDALYHNVEHTIFVTLVGQEILRGKHIREGGVSAEDWLHFMISLLCHDIGYIKGVCRDDKHSDRLYDSGIDNSMVELLPGATDAALTPYHVDRGKRFIEERFGGHKLIDAEEIKRNIELTRFPVPKDDDHADTMNYPGLIRGADLIGQLSDPQYLQKIPALFYEFEENGANKQLGYENPGDLRNNYPAFFWNVVSHYIQPSLNHLKLTQEGKQVIANLYANVFRVEHEAQTDRFV; from the coding sequence ATGTTAAATTTGACTTCTGTTGTCATTAATGAATTTTTGGTGAAGATCCGGGATGGTTATCGCCGAACGTATGGTGGCTATAAACCGGATTATGCGGATATTATCGTTTGGGCTGGGAGTATGGCCCTAGAGAATATCGCCAATAGTGATGCCCTTTATCATAATGTGGAACATACGATTTTTGTGACGTTGGTGGGGCAAGAAATTCTTCGTGGAAAACATATTCGTGAGGGTGGAGTTTCGGCAGAAGATTGGCTTCATTTTATGATTTCTTTGCTCTGTCATGATATTGGGTATATTAAGGGGGTTTGTCGTGATGATAAGCATTCAGATCGCTTATATGATTCGGGGATTGACAACAGTATGGTTGAGTTACTTCCCGGGGCAACGGATGCGGCACTTACGCCTTATCATGTAGACCGGGGTAAGCGGTTTATTGAGGAGCGCTTTGGAGGTCATAAATTAATTGATGCAGAGGAAATTAAGCGCAATATTGAGTTAACTCGTTTTCCGGTTCCTAAGGATGATGATCATGCGGATACGATGAATTATCCGGGTTTGATTCGAGGGGCGGATTTGATTGGGCAGTTGAGCGATCCGCAGTATTTACAGAAGATTCCGGCTCTGTTTTATGAGTTTGAGGAAAATGGGGCGAATAAACAGTTAGGGTATGAAAATCCTGGGGATTTACGGAATAATTATCCGGCGTTTTTCTGGAATGTGGTTTCTCATTATATTCAGCCTTCGTTGAATCATTTGAAGTTGACTCAGGAAGGAAAGCAGGTGATTGCAAATTTGTATGCGAATGTTTTTCGAGTTGAACATGAGGCGCAAACGGATCGCTTTGTTTGA
- the hisA gene encoding 1-(5-phosphoribosyl)-5-[(5-phosphoribosylamino)methylideneamino]imidazole-4-carboxamide isomerase: MDVIPAIDLLQGNCVRLYQGDYEQSQVFDEDPVAIAQQWVAQGATRLHVVDLDGAKSGQSVNLEVIRAIAQSIPIPVQVGGGLRDYAGGANLLSTGVQQAILGTVAVENPELVQQLCQEFPGQIMVGIDARDGKVATRGWLETSKISGIELAQQCAQMGVYGIIYTDIHRDGTLKGPNISALREVAEAVDVPVIASGGVSSVTDLLSLLSLERLGVTGVIVGKALYTGDVVLKEALQAIGPGRLQDVPPDFDSSAMA; the protein is encoded by the coding sequence ATGGATGTGATTCCAGCGATTGATTTGCTCCAGGGGAATTGTGTGCGCTTGTATCAGGGAGATTATGAGCAAAGTCAGGTGTTTGATGAAGACCCGGTGGCGATCGCCCAACAATGGGTTGCTCAAGGAGCGACGCGCTTGCATGTGGTGGATCTCGATGGCGCAAAGTCAGGACAGTCGGTGAATTTAGAGGTGATTCGGGCGATCGCCCAATCCATCCCCATTCCGGTACAAGTGGGGGGAGGCTTGCGCGACTATGCAGGAGGGGCAAATTTGCTCTCTACCGGTGTCCAACAGGCGATTCTAGGGACGGTGGCAGTGGAAAATCCCGAACTTGTCCAACAGCTCTGTCAGGAGTTTCCAGGGCAAATTATGGTGGGTATTGATGCCCGCGATGGTAAGGTGGCGACGCGGGGATGGTTGGAAACCTCCAAAATTTCTGGGATTGAATTGGCCCAACAGTGCGCTCAGATGGGGGTTTATGGGATTATTTATACTGATATTCATCGGGATGGAACCCTGAAGGGCCCCAATATTTCAGCCTTGCGAGAAGTTGCCGAAGCGGTGGATGTACCGGTAATTGCCTCTGGTGGAGTCAGTAGCGTTACGGATTTACTCAGTTTGTTGTCCCTAGAGCGTTTGGGGGTAACTGGAGTGATTGTGGGTAAGGCGCTCTATACGGGGGATGTGGTGTTAAAAGAAGCGCTACAGGCGATCGGGCCGGGTCGTTTACAGGATGTTCCCCCGGATTTTGATTCGTCAGCGATGGCGTAG
- a CDS encoding trifunctional serine/threonine-protein kinase/ATP-binding protein/sensor histidine kinase: protein MINLSGYQILAKIYESDKTVVYRGCQQKTNLPVILKVLKADYPTVEERNRYQQEFQLLNQLNRESLVKAYTLESYQNALVMVLEDFGGESLKQLLASQKFTLLGFLNLAIRIVKSLGDLHQASIIHKDINPGNIIFNPATGEVKLVDLSISVTFNRESSSSGHAPTIEGTLAYMSPEQTGRLNRSLDYRTDFYSLGATFYELLTHKLPFESKETMELIHCHIAKQPIAPHIVNAEIPQVVSDLVLKLLAKNAEERYQSSWGLLADLEQCLVNLKDNDQIDPFPLGEQDISDTFKIPEKLYGRDKEVDTLLAAFERVADGHKEFMLISGYSGIGKSALVQEIYNPITHRNGYFILGKFDQFQRSIPYFAIVKAFSELVNLLLTESEENLRQWKKKLLEAFGPNGQIIIDVIPEVEYIVGPQPAVIELGPTESQNRFNLVFQNFIRIFCRPEHPLVIFLDDLQWADSATLKLIELMLTEADVQYFFLIGAYRDNEVSPSHPLMMVVDSLRIQSVIINHIHLENLKLNQISQLISETLHQGQRFVKPLAELVQNKTAGNPFFVNEFLKTLYQENLLTFVPPQPDIMGGWSWDLEEIESMSITENVVDLMIGKLRKLPEETQEVLRLSACLGNQFDLNTLSLIYEKESSGTFQDLLPAIQEKMIRPNSGKELVDLDLVTAPLLILNYKFSHDRVQQAAYALIDESNKKSVHLEIGRMLLERTPIEYRSERIFELVDHMNVGRSLITEQNEILELAHLNLEAGKRAKDATAFVAALQYLKEAMSYLPENIWDLDHEFAFSLYRERADVEYLNGNFAESEALIAEVLSQIDSDFEKAEIYNILLIQNTLRGQYQKAVDIGRTALDILGISLPTEDLDSIIPQELDKAGKALGNRPILSLLDQPKMENSLSEIKVKLLHNLAPPAYMLNIQLWTLIILKGATLVLEEGYAPEVAFFLPTYGILLVNIFGQYRNAYDLGRVAYKLNQKWGHPTYKAGICLISTLNYWFNPMKDSTWLGNEAYQSALDSGDLLYAGYVLNNQSVNFFVQGKPIEQILEEILKYLPFAQKTENQLVTYVLLGLQLVLLNLDDQTNEPLNFDGPSLTEAEYVELCQQNQNIFALCIYQIFKMQTLYLYGNLEAALALSETIADKLQFILGTAPVPEYNFYTSLICLSAYGMTEETQREVLLDKVRANQSQLKIWSENCVANFLPKYLLVEAELARVQNKLELAIDFYDRAIAVATEHDLISVQAIANERAADFWLQKQKLSYALVHLREAYYHYEKWGIKRKVASLKLAHPQLEAKFNQLTDKLDVNTTIHTSTNSISNSLDLNTVLKASQAISSEIVFDKLLGTLMKSLIENAGAQSGFLLLPKEGKLLISASAFVDEEAIINEESTAVETSEELPITVINYVERSLSDVVLSHACRNGQFTNDPYIIKRQVKSLLCIPIVNQGQLISILYLENNLTTDAFTADRIEVLQVLSSQAAIALDNALLYASVEQKVQERTQELNQKNQDLSQTLEELKRTQTQLIQTEKMSGLGQMVAGVAHEINNPVSFIYGNLAPATEYVDALLDLIDLYQTHYPKPDEEIEDMIEDIDLDFMSEDLKNLLNSMQVGAERIRKIILSLRNFSRLDEADKKPVNLHDGLDSTLLILQNRFKESGNEKEIKILKEYGNLPQVNCYASQLNQVFMNLLTNACDAMQDQRSTELSKDQQPSITVRTHVTDRQSVEVIIADNGPGMSEETIQKIFNPFYTTKPVGSGTGLGLSISYQIVVEKHSGNLSCVSEPGEGAKFIVEIPLRPVEEE from the coding sequence ATGATCAATCTAAGCGGCTACCAAATTCTTGCTAAGATCTACGAAAGTGACAAAACAGTAGTCTATCGGGGTTGTCAACAAAAAACGAATCTGCCCGTCATTTTGAAGGTACTCAAAGCAGATTATCCCACAGTAGAGGAGCGCAATCGATACCAGCAAGAGTTTCAACTCCTCAATCAGCTCAATCGAGAAAGTCTAGTTAAGGCTTATACTCTAGAAAGCTATCAAAACGCTTTAGTGATGGTCTTAGAGGATTTTGGAGGAGAATCCTTAAAACAGTTATTAGCGTCTCAGAAATTTACGCTTTTAGGATTTCTCAACTTAGCCATTCGGATTGTCAAAAGCTTAGGCGATTTACATCAAGCGAGTATTATTCATAAAGATATCAATCCAGGCAATATTATCTTTAATCCCGCCACAGGAGAAGTCAAACTGGTCGATTTAAGTATATCTGTCACCTTTAATCGAGAATCTTCATCATCCGGTCATGCTCCGACGATTGAAGGAACCTTAGCCTATATGTCTCCTGAGCAAACCGGAAGACTCAATCGGAGCTTAGACTATCGCACAGATTTCTATTCATTGGGAGCCACCTTTTATGAGTTGCTCACCCACAAGCTTCCCTTTGAAAGCAAGGAAACAATGGAACTCATCCATTGTCACATTGCCAAGCAACCCATTGCTCCCCATATCGTTAATGCTGAAATTCCCCAAGTTGTCTCTGACTTAGTGCTGAAGCTATTAGCCAAAAATGCAGAAGAGCGCTATCAAAGCAGTTGGGGATTACTCGCAGATTTAGAACAATGTTTAGTCAATCTGAAAGATAATGACCAGATCGATCCATTTCCCTTAGGGGAACAAGATATTTCGGATACATTTAAAATCCCAGAAAAACTCTATGGACGAGATAAGGAAGTCGATACGTTGTTAGCCGCTTTTGAGCGAGTCGCTGATGGTCATAAAGAATTTATGCTCATTAGTGGATATTCCGGAATCGGTAAATCTGCTTTAGTTCAAGAAATCTATAATCCTATTACCCATAGAAATGGCTATTTTATCTTAGGTAAATTCGATCAGTTCCAACGGAGTATTCCTTATTTTGCTATTGTAAAAGCGTTTTCTGAGTTAGTCAATTTATTGCTGACTGAAAGTGAAGAGAACTTAAGACAATGGAAAAAAAAGCTATTAGAAGCCTTTGGCCCGAATGGTCAAATCATTATTGATGTGATTCCGGAAGTAGAATATATTGTTGGCCCCCAACCTGCCGTTATAGAGCTAGGGCCAACAGAATCTCAAAATCGGTTTAATTTGGTTTTTCAAAATTTTATTCGTATTTTTTGCCGCCCCGAACATCCATTAGTGATCTTTTTAGATGATTTACAATGGGCTGATTCTGCAACTCTGAAATTGATTGAACTTATGCTAACGGAAGCAGATGTTCAGTATTTTTTCTTAATTGGAGCTTATCGAGATAATGAAGTGAGTCCTAGTCATCCACTGATGATGGTGGTTGACTCCCTGCGGATTCAGTCTGTGATTATTAATCATATCCATTTGGAAAATCTGAAGCTCAATCAAATTAGCCAATTGATTTCTGAGACTTTACATCAAGGGCAACGATTCGTGAAGCCTTTGGCAGAACTGGTTCAAAATAAAACCGCAGGAAATCCATTTTTTGTGAATGAATTTCTCAAGACCCTGTACCAGGAAAACCTACTAACGTTTGTACCGCCTCAACCTGATATTATGGGTGGATGGTCTTGGGATTTAGAAGAAATTGAGTCCATGAGTATTACGGAAAATGTAGTGGATTTAATGATTGGTAAGTTGCGAAAACTGCCAGAAGAAACGCAAGAAGTTTTACGGTTATCGGCTTGTTTAGGGAATCAGTTTGATTTAAATACTCTGTCTTTAATTTATGAAAAAGAATCCTCTGGAACCTTTCAAGATCTCTTGCCTGCAATTCAAGAAAAAATGATTCGCCCCAATTCTGGGAAAGAATTGGTCGATCTGGATTTAGTTACGGCTCCGTTATTGATCTTAAATTATAAATTTTCCCATGACCGAGTACAGCAAGCAGCCTATGCTCTAATTGATGAGTCAAATAAAAAGTCGGTTCATCTGGAAATTGGCAGGATGCTATTGGAAAGAACACCGATTGAATATCGTAGTGAACGAATTTTTGAATTGGTCGATCACATGAATGTTGGTCGATCTTTGATAACAGAACAGAATGAAATCTTGGAATTAGCTCACCTAAATTTGGAGGCAGGAAAACGCGCTAAAGATGCCACTGCTTTTGTGGCAGCTCTTCAATATTTAAAAGAGGCAATGAGTTATCTGCCAGAAAATATTTGGGATCTCGATCATGAGTTTGCATTTTCCCTGTATAGAGAGCGGGCAGATGTGGAATATTTGAATGGAAACTTTGCTGAATCAGAAGCTTTGATTGCTGAGGTTTTATCTCAGATTGATTCGGATTTTGAGAAAGCTGAGATTTATAATATTCTGTTAATTCAAAACACTTTGAGAGGGCAGTATCAAAAGGCGGTGGACATTGGGCGTACTGCCCTAGATATATTAGGGATTAGTTTGCCAACAGAAGATTTAGATAGCATAATTCCCCAGGAATTAGATAAGGCGGGTAAAGCTTTAGGAAATCGCCCCATTTTATCATTGCTGGATCAACCCAAAATGGAGAATTCCCTCAGCGAAATCAAAGTGAAGTTATTGCATAATTTAGCGCCCCCGGCTTATATGCTCAATATCCAGTTGTGGACGCTGATTATTCTGAAGGGGGCAACGTTGGTTTTGGAGGAAGGATATGCTCCAGAAGTGGCGTTCTTTTTGCCCACCTATGGCATTTTATTGGTGAATATTTTTGGACAGTACCGAAATGCCTATGATCTGGGAAGGGTGGCTTATAAACTTAATCAAAAGTGGGGACATCCAACCTATAAGGCGGGTATTTGTTTAATTAGCACTTTGAATTATTGGTTTAATCCCATGAAAGATTCAACATGGCTAGGAAATGAGGCGTATCAATCGGCTCTAGATTCGGGAGATTTGCTCTATGCGGGTTATGTGCTGAATAATCAATCGGTTAATTTCTTTGTCCAAGGAAAACCGATTGAACAGATTTTAGAAGAGATTCTTAAATATTTACCGTTTGCTCAGAAAACGGAGAATCAATTGGTAACTTATGTTTTACTGGGTTTACAGTTGGTTCTGTTGAATTTAGACGATCAAACGAATGAGCCATTAAATTTTGATGGGCCAAGTTTAACTGAAGCGGAATATGTTGAGCTTTGTCAGCAAAATCAGAATATTTTTGCTCTGTGTATTTATCAGATTTTCAAAATGCAAACGTTATATTTGTATGGGAATCTAGAGGCCGCATTAGCCCTAAGTGAGACGATCGCGGATAAGCTCCAGTTCATACTGGGGACTGCACCTGTACCTGAGTATAATTTCTACACCTCTTTGATCTGTCTATCCGCTTATGGGATGACAGAAGAGACTCAAAGAGAAGTCTTATTAGACAAGGTTAGAGCGAATCAAAGTCAATTAAAGATTTGGTCTGAAAACTGTGTAGCCAATTTCTTGCCTAAGTATTTACTGGTAGAAGCAGAATTAGCTCGTGTACAAAATAAACTGGAATTAGCGATTGATTTCTACGATCGCGCGATCGCCGTAGCCACAGAACATGACTTGATTTCTGTTCAGGCGATCGCCAATGAACGGGCGGCTGATTTTTGGCTGCAAAAACAGAAACTTTCCTATGCTCTAGTCCATTTGCGAGAGGCTTACTATCATTACGAGAAATGGGGAATAAAGCGCAAAGTTGCATCTCTGAAATTAGCCCATCCCCAATTAGAGGCTAAATTTAACCAACTAACCGATAAATTGGATGTGAATACCACAATTCATACCTCTACCAATTCGATTTCCAATAGTCTGGATTTAAATACAGTTCTCAAAGCGTCTCAAGCCATTTCTAGTGAAATTGTTTTCGATAAGCTCTTGGGGACTTTAATGAAAAGCTTGATTGAAAATGCCGGAGCACAATCGGGATTTTTATTGCTTCCTAAAGAGGGGAAGTTACTGATTTCCGCCTCTGCTTTTGTAGATGAGGAAGCGATTATTAACGAGGAATCAACAGCCGTTGAAACCAGTGAGGAATTACCCATTACAGTCATTAACTATGTGGAACGCTCTCTCTCCGATGTGGTCTTAAGCCATGCCTGTCGAAATGGACAATTTACTAACGACCCTTACATTATTAAACGTCAGGTTAAATCGCTCCTGTGTATCCCCATCGTTAACCAAGGACAACTGATTAGTATCCTGTATTTAGAAAACAACCTAACGACTGATGCCTTCACTGCCGATCGCATTGAAGTACTGCAAGTCTTATCCTCTCAAGCAGCAATCGCCCTGGATAACGCCCTCCTCTATGCATCTGTTGAGCAAAAAGTACAAGAGCGCACCCAAGAATTAAACCAGAAAAATCAAGATTTATCCCAAACACTAGAAGAGCTAAAACGAACTCAAACCCAACTGATCCAAACGGAAAAAATGTCCGGTTTAGGTCAAATGGTGGCTGGAGTAGCCCATGAAATTAATAATCCCGTTAGTTTTATCTATGGTAACCTAGCCCCTGCGACAGAATATGTTGACGCTTTACTGGATCTGATCGATCTCTATCAAACCCATTACCCTAAACCAGATGAAGAAATTGAAGATATGATTGAGGATATCGATCTCGACTTTATGAGTGAAGATTTGAAGAATCTCCTCAATTCTATGCAGGTGGGAGCCGAACGTATCCGTAAAATCATCCTTTCTCTACGAAACTTCTCCCGACTGGATGAAGCGGATAAAAAACCAGTTAATCTTCATGATGGATTAGATAGTACCCTGTTGATTTTGCAAAATCGTTTCAAAGAGTCGGGGAATGAGAAAGAAATTAAAATTCTTAAAGAGTATGGCAATTTACCCCAGGTCAATTGCTACGCCTCCCAACTGAATCAAGTGTTCATGAATTTATTAACCAATGCGTGTGATGCAATGCAAGATCAGCGCAGTACTGAACTTTCCAAAGATCAACAACCCTCGATTACAGTCCGGACTCACGTAACAGATCGCCAATCTGTGGAAGTCATTATCGCTGATAATGGCCCAGGGATGAGTGAGGAAACGATCCAAAAAATCTTTAATCCTTTCTATACGACTAAACCCGTTGGCTCTGGAACCGGTTTAGGGTTATCTATCAGTTATCAAATTGTGGTGGAAAAACATAGCGGCAATCTCAGTTGTGTTTCTGAACCGGGAGAGGGAGCTAAGTTTATCGTGGAAATTCCCTTACGTCCCGTAGAAGAGGAATAA